A window of the Hordeum vulgare subsp. vulgare chromosome 5H, MorexV3_pseudomolecules_assembly, whole genome shotgun sequence genome harbors these coding sequences:
- the LOC123397723 gene encoding uncharacterized protein LOC123397723 translates to MATALVDDAMREVFARLPADDPRSLVRAAAVCRSWRGILSDPGFARGYRAFHGAPPMLGFLHNEYRRGNCFVPTSTFRRPASHDRRDCHVLDSRHGLALLYAPGYQAPFDVCDLVTDKWREIDDDPKCHSIMHWPGDDLDDYDDDSMRCNATVLCAIDRCDHLDCHGGHFFVALVGSADEVSDCHTLATVYSSETGEWSDIISIQAPGFEIDTGGRTAVVGNNKVYVQSYEGDSVVEYNIREQQLSVIMAPEIRGKGFLDLLGVEDGMLLFGSVLSHRLYLWSMEAGPRGAAAWARHRVVELEPLPPHRALMDMSDSDMWTVGFAERVGVIFLRTPFGLHTVELNSGRVNKVHERNIKKVMPYMRFCTGAWGRMPASDGASRSVVGGGTMV, encoded by the exons ATGGCGACGGCGCTGGTTGACGACGCCATGCGCGAGGTCTTCGCGCGCCTTCCGGCGGACGACCCCAGGAGCCTCGTCCGCGCCGCCGCCGTCTGCAGGAGCTGGCGCGGCATCCTCTCCGACCCCGGCTTCGCCCGCGGCTACCGCGCGTTCCACGGGGCGCCGCCCATGCTGGGCTTCCTCCACAACGAGTACCGCCGCGGCAACTGCTTCGTCCCCACCTCGACCTTCCGCCGGCCGGCGTCCCATGACCGCCGAGACTGCCACGTTCTCGACTCCCGGCACGGCCTCGCCCTCCTCTACGCCCCCGGATACCAAGCCCCTTTCGATGTCTGCGACCTCGTCACCGACAAGTGGCGGGAAATCGACGACGACCCCAAGTGTCACAGCATCATGCACTGGCCGGGCGACGACCtcgacgactatgacgacgacagCATGCGCTGCAATGCCACGGTGCTCTGCGCCATAGACCGGTGTGACCACCTCGACTGCCATGGCGGCCATTTCTTCGTGGCCTTGGTCGGCTCTGCGGATGAAGTAAGCGACTGCCATACCCTCGCCACTGTCTACTCGTCGGAGACTGGTGAGTGGAGCGACATTATCTCCATTCAGGCCCCGGGTTTTGAAATTGATACCGGAGGGCGCACTGCTGTGGTGGGAAACAATAAGGTCTATGTCCAAAGTTATGAGGGTGACAGTGTGGTGGAGTACAACATCCGTGAGCAGCAACTGTCTGTGATCATGGCGCCAGAGATCAGGGGCAAGGGATTCCTTGACCTCCTAGGTGTGGAGGACGGCATGCTGCTGTTTGGGTCCGTGCTCAGTCATAGACTCTATCTATGGTCAATGGAGGCTGGTCCTAGAGGAGCTGCGGCATGGGCACGGCACAGGGTCGTCGAGCTTGAGCCGTTGCCTCCTCATCGTGCCCTCATGGACATGTCGGACTCGGACATGTGGACGGTTGGTTTTGCGGAACGAGTTGGCGTCATCTTCCTCAGAACACCGTTTGGGTTGCACACAGTTGAGCTTAATTCAGGCCGAGTCAACAAGGTGCATGAACGGAACATCAAAAAGGTCATGCCCTACATGAGGTTCTGCACTGGAG CATGGGGGCGGATGCCAGCCTCTGATGGAGCCTCGCGCTCGGTTGTCGGTGGTGGTACGATGGTGTGA